DNA from Patescibacteria group bacterium:
CAGCTATCAATCTGTTCAAAAAACTTGGCCAGGATTACAAAGTTGAGCTTCTCCGCGATATCAAAGAGAAGGGCACTACGAAATTCAAATCCAGCGAAGAGCAGGAGCTCGTGCAGGAAGGAGAAAAAATTTCAATTTACCGCACCGGCGATTTCGTTGATCTCTGCCGCGGCCCTCATGTCAAAAATACTGGTGAAATAAAAGTCTTCAAACTTCTGAATCTTGCCGGAGCCTATTGGCGCGGTTCGGAAAAGAACCCCATGCTCCAGCGCATTTACGCCACGGCCTGGGAAAAACAGAAAGATCTGGACGAGTATCTTCGCGTCCAGGAAGAGGCCACCAAGCGCGACCACCGCAAGCTCGGCAAAGAGCTGGATATTTTCATATTCAACGAAAACATCGGCAAGGGCCTGCCTCTCTTATTGCCGAACGGCCGCGTTCTACGCGATGAGATTCTTAAGCTCGAGCGCGAGATTGAAGACACAGTCGGCTTTGAAAGGGTCTGGACTCCGCAAATCGCGAAAAGTGATCTCTACAAGCTCACTGGTCACTGGGACCATTATCAAGACACCATGTTTCCAGCTTTCGGCATGGAGGACGAAACCTACGTGCTCCGGCCGATGAACTGCCCGCATCACTACATGATTTATAAAAACAAGCCGCACAGCTACCGCGAACTGCCGCTGCGCATCACCGAAGACGGAACCTGCTATCGTTTTGAAAAATCCGGTGAACTCGGCGGACTCGCGCGCGTGCGCTGCCTTACAATTGATGACGCCCACATTTTTATTATGCCGAGCCAGATTGAAGAAGAATACCCGCGCCTCATCGGCATGGCGAAAAAGATGTTTGATGCGTTCCAACTCAAAGACTATTATGTCCGGCTTTCCACGCACGATCCGGAGAACACGGAAAAATATATTTCCGACCAGAATACCTGGAACAAGGCCGAAGCCCTGCTGGAAAAAATCGTCAAAGCGAATAACATCAAGTATGTTATCGGCAAGGGCGAAGCCGCCTTCTACGGGCCAAAGCTCGATTTCATCGTTCACGACGCCATCGGCCGCGAATGGCAGATGTCCACGCTTCAGATCGATTTCTTCATGGCCGAGCGGCTTGGCATGACTTATATTGATGATAAGGGACAAGACGCTTATCCCATCATCATTCACCGTGGGTTCACCGGTTCACTTGAGCGCACCATCGCCATGCTGATTGAGCATTTCAGCGGCGCTTTTCCGGTCTGGCTCGCACCGGTTCAGGTGAAACTCATACCGGTCGGAGCCGGGCACATTGATTTTTGCGCCGCTTTGCACAAAGAATTTTTATCCCTGGGCATTCGTTCGCGCGTTGATGATGCCAATGAAACCGTGGGCAATAAAATCCGCAAGGCGGAAAAAGAAAAAGTACCCTACATGCTCGTGGTCGGGGATAAAGAAATGAGCGGAGAAGAAATGACCGTCCGCGTTCGGGGAGAAAAGGACCAGATCAAGATGGCCAAGCCGGAATTTACAGAAAAAATCCTCGGCGAGATAAAGAACCGGACATAAATTATAAGCGTGTAAAAATATTCTGTAGGGGCAGGCCTTGTGCCTGCCCTGTTTTAATGCCGTCTAAAATAGGCGACCGCAAGGGTCGCCCCTACAGCCTCTTGACATTTTGGCTAAATTATGGTAAATTGGCCTGTTCCGAATAGGAGGACGCCATGGATTCTGTCAACTCGCCTCCGGTCGTGGATTCCGTATCTCCGGCTGATTTAGAAGACGGCATTGCCGAAGCCTCGCTCACCATAGTGCCCAAGACCGTGCCGGTCGCGGACCGCAAGCTCATTCTGGTGATTGACCGCGGCTTGGACAGTCTGCCGGTTTCCGAGCTTTCCAAGCTCGAGATCACGTTTGAGTTCCGGAGCCAGGTCCAGGATTTCCGCGTTAAGGAAGTCTGGGACGGCCTGCCCTACTACCTCGAGCTTGAACCCGTAGATGCGCCGCTTTACACGGCGCTGCTCGAGGATCCCAACTCAACCACCATGGTTCCGGAGATAATCTTCTCCCACCAGTGCGGGGAAATGTTCACCAAACCCAACAGCCGCTGTCATCGCGAACTTCTTGACTGAACCCACTCCGGGTTCGTCTTTTTTTAATCAAAAAACGCCCCGAGCTTATCGAGGGGCGTTTTTCAATTTATAATTAATGTACCAGCATCGCTCCGGCCGTGGAATCATCCTGCTTGGCCCGTTCCTGTGCCAGCTTGTCGGTCCGCACAATATTTTTAAGTTCCGGATACTGGTCCAGGCTCATTTTGCCCATGCGGATTTTTGATGCAACCACCAGCATCTGGCTCATGCGGTTCGGATCGTCGGCGAATTTTTTGGCAATTTTCTCAATTTCGTCATCGAAAAGATTGTCATGAATGCCGTCGCTTGTTTCAAAAAATACATCGCCTTTTTTCGCGTCTACGGTAAAGATTTGGGCCGCGGATTCAATGTCGGCCGCGCTCTTGGAACTGATGCCTGTGGTTTTTTCGCGGATCTCGTTGATGCTAAAGGTTGCTTTTTTTGCTCCGCCCTCTTCTGAAAAATACCCCTGCTTGATCACTCTTGGACCTTTCTCTAAGATGTCGCCAAGCACCATTTTTTTAATCGCGCCGGCCGATGGTTCAGGAAATTTTTGAGAAATAATATTATCCAGTTCTTCCAGGGTGTAGCGCGTGTCGGTTGACTGGTCATCCGGAAAAATTCCCTCGTCAATCAGAAACTGCGCCGGCGAACTGTCGCGGGTCAGGCGCTCCATCTTTCCGCCGCGGAGCCGCATCACCCGGCTGTCGCCCATGTGCGCGACTGTCACTTTTTCCTGGGGTTCTTTTTTACCAAAGCCCAGGATTCCTTTTTCGCCCGGCTGGGTCCAGCGGTGCATCATGCTGAAGGTCGCACCCATCGCTTCAGCGCCGCGGCTTTTATCGGCCCTTAAGTCATCGCCGTGTAAGGCGGCAAAGGTCGCCATTTCTTTCTGTGAAGTAAACATGAGATTGCGCAGGCTTTCTTCAATGGTTTTTTGGTCGCCCTTGGCCGCGCTGTCGCGGAGTAGCGCGTCATGGCGCTTATAAAAATCTTTCACCGTGTCGCGGATAGTGTGCGAGGCTTCATAACCGCCCATTTGCCCGCCCATGCCGTCGGCCACCAGAACATAATTATCGCCGGCCGCGAGCGCGTCTTCGTTTTTTTCATGGTCGCCTTTCAAAGAATAAGCCGTGGCTTCGGCGGATTTTTCAATCTCCGGCGAGTTTTCGGCAATGCCAATGTCCTCGCGGATTTCTTCAATCTGCGCTTCTTCGGCCGCTCGGGCTTTGGCGCGCGCCGCTTCGGGCAGCGGGGGAGGCATTCTCCTCTTCGCGGCTTCGGGAATCGGCGGCGGGCCTTTCTTTTCAGCTTTAAATTCCTGCGGACTATAGGATTCGAATTGTGCTCCGGTTTCCGGCATATTGAAAATATATATTGATTATTACTACAATTTTAGCATATTTTAGGCAAAAAGTCAAGTCTTGAATTTTCTTTATTCCGGGGTTATAATCAAAATCCATGACTAAACATTATCATCTCATTGCCCTGGGCTGTCAGATGAATAAATCCGATTCCGAGCGCGCTGCCGCGTTACTCGATAGTCTCGGCCTGACTCAAACTCTTCGTCCCGAAGAGGCGGATTTTATTTTGATAAATACCTGCTCGGTGCGCCAGTCGGCCGAAGACCGCGTTTATGGGCAGGTGAAGAAATTTAATAAATTAAAAATCAAAAAGCCGGGGCTCATCATTGGCGTTACCGGTTGTATGCCCGGCCGTGACAAAAGAGGGGAATTTTTTAAAAAAATGCCCGGTCTTGATTTGTATTTCCCAATTAGCGACTTGCCGCATCTTCCGGCCATGCTCCGTGCCCGGAATCCGGAAATCGGCATTCTGGAAGTTGATCCCGATTATCTCAAAATCGCGCCAAAGCATCAAAACAAGTTTAAAGCATTCATTACAATCGAGACCGGCTGTGATAAGTACTGCGCTTACTGCGTCGTGCCGTTCGCGCGCGGCCCGGTGCGCCATCGGCTACTCAGTGACATTCTGGTTGAGGCGCGCGCTCTCGCCGCCGGCGGTTGTCTGGAAATCACCCTGCTCGGCCAGACCGTGAATAATTACATAGCCGCGGATGCGGAAAATTTTAATTCAAAAAATCCGTTCAAAGACAACTTTGCCGCTCTGCTTTGGGAGCTTAATCAAATTTCCGGGATTGAACGCATCCACTTTACCGCGGCGCATCCGAGCCACATGACCGATGAGGTGATTGCCGCGCTCGCGCTGCCGCGCCAGGCCAATTATCTCCATCTCCCGGTCCAGTCGGGGAGCAATTCGGTACTCGCGAGGATGAATCGACCATATACGCGCGAAGAGTATATAGAAATTATCAAAAAAGTCCGCAGCGCGCGGCCGGGGATTGCCATCGGTACGGATATCATTGTCGGATTTCCGGGCGAAACAGCCGAGGAATTTGAGGAGACTCTGAGTCTCTACCGTGAAATTGAGTTTGATATATCATACAACGCGATTTATTCGCCGCGGTCCGGCACGGCCGCGGTTAAAGCCTATGGAGACGATGTCCCGCGCGAGGAAAAAGAGTGGCGTTGGCAGGAGCTGGAAAACACCATGCGCGAAATCACTCTGCGGAAGAATCAGGCATACGCCGGCCGCGAGGTTTCCGTGCTTGTGGATTCATGCGCCGCCGGCATTTGCCGCGGCAATTCAGCAGAAATGAAGCTGGTGAATTTTTCACACCTCGGGGATTTGACAGGCCAAATCCGGCCTGTTATTATTGAAGTCCCTAAACTGTGGATTTTGGAAGGTAAATTGGCCCTCATTAATGATAAAAAAGAGTAATAAACTCGTTGCCGTGGTTGGCCCGACGGCCGGCGGCAAGACGACCTGGAGCCTTGAATTAGCCAAAAAATTCAACGGCGAGATTGTTAATGCTGACTCGCGGCAGATTTACCGTTGGATGGACGTCGGCACGGCCAAGGAGCCGGGCCGCTGGCGCCGGGTCGGCGGGCGGCGCTTTTATGAGGTTCAGGGCGTGCCGCATTATCTGATTGATTTTCTTGAACCGAACCGCGACTTTAGCGTCGCCGAATTCCAGCGCCGCGCCATCCGCCGCATCCGCGAAATCCAGTCGCGCGGCAAACTCCCGATTTTGGTTGGCGGTACCGGTCTCTACATTAAAGCGGTAATTGACAACATGAAGATTCCCAAGGTTAAAGCGAACCAGAATCTGCGCAAAAGCCTTGAGACCAAAAGCAATGAAGAGCTTTGGAGCCTTCTCGGTCGCATGGATCCCGGCGCCCTTAAGGTGGTTGATCCACAGAACAAACGCCGCATCATCCGCGCGCTTGAAGTCTGCATTTTGACGGGCAAGCCCTTTTCCGAACAGCGGGCCATGGGTAATCCGATTTTTGATGCATTGCAAATCGGCGTGCGCGTTCCGCGGCCGCTGCTTTACGAAAGAATTGACCGGAGAGTTGACCGGATGGTTAGAGAAGGCCTGGTTCAGGAAATTCAAAACTTGCTCTCCCGCAATTTTAAATGGGGGGACCCCGGGCTTTCGGGTATCGGCTACCGGCAGATGGGATGCTACTTGCGGGGCGAATGCGAGCTCAGGGATGCGATCGGATTTCTGAAAAAAGATACCCGTCGATATTCAAAGCGTCAGGAGACCTGGTTCAAGCGCGATTCGCGCGTGAACTGGCTGGATAATTATAATCAGGCCAAAAAATTAGTCCAGGAATTTTTACAAAAATAAAAATATCGCCCGGTACGGGCGATATTTTTTTGTAGAGGTCGCATATATGTGACCTCTACATTATTTTTGTAAAAATTTTTCAAGCAGAACCTTCGTGATATTCGGATCCGCGGTTCCTTCGGATTTTATCATCACCTGGCCGACAAAAAATTGGATGAGCGCGGTTTTTCCGGCGCGGTAGGCCTCGGCCTTGTCCGGATTATCTTCAACTACCTGGCGGACGATTTGTTCAATTTCCGCTACGTCGCTCATCTGCCCGAGTTCGCGGTCCTCCATAATCTGGCTCGGATCCTGGCCGGTTTCAAGCATGGCTGCAAGAATTTTTTGCCCGGCGGCGCTGCCGACCTTATTCGCGTAAATTAGGCTCACGAATTCGGCGAAATTTTCCGGCGTGATTTTCAGATTCTTGATGTCAATATTTTTATCCGCCATGGCGCCCGCGAGCTTGGAGCAGAGCCATCCGCCGACAAGTTTCGCGAGTTTATTCTTGTTCTTTTCGTAAATTTCTTCGGACGTGCCGTCCAGGTCCGGAACCGACGCCAGCCATTCCTTGAGTTCGCTCACGGTGTTTTCCGCGTATTCGGCCCAGTCGAGGTCGCTCGTAAGAAACCGCGCGTTCTCGCCCGAAAATCCGTATTCATCCATGAATCTTTTTCTCTTGGCGGCCGGAAGCTCCGGCAGGGCGGATTTTGCGCGGGTAATCATGTCGCCCAAATCAAGCGGGGGAATATCCGGTTCGGGAAAATAGCGGTAATCTTGCTCGGCTTCCTTGACGCGTTGTTCCACGGTTTCGCCCGCATCTTCGTCCCAGCCGCGGGTTGACTGCTGGCTCGGCGGCTTCCCCTGTCCCCAGAGTTTTTCCTGGCGCATGATTTCATATTCCAGTGCGCGTTCAACGGCCTTGAATGAATTCAGGTTTTTGATTTCGGTTTTCGGAAACAGAGTCTGCGTATCGGCCGGCCGCAAGCTTACATTGGCGTCGCAGCGCAGCTCGCCGCGCTCCATGTCGGCGTTGGAAACTCCGAGATAGCGCATAATTGTGCGCAGCTCTTGCAAAAAAATTTTGGCTTCAAACGGAGTCGCGATGTCCGGCGCGGTCACGATTTCAATGAGCGGGGTGCCGCCGCGGTTGTAATCAACCAGCGTGGCGTCTTTTTCATCGTGAAAAGATTTAGCCGCGTCTTCTTCAAGATGCACCCGGATGATATTTATGCGGGCATAGTTGCGCGGTCCCTTCGGAATTTCGATTTCAAGATAGCCGTCCTTGGCGATCGGCATGTCGTATTGCGATATCTGGTAGCCTTTCGGCAGATCCGGATAGAAATAATTCTTGCGGTCGAATTTTGAACGTTCCTGGATCGTGCAGCCCAGGGCCGCCGCGGCGCGAATGCCGAATTCAATGGCCGTGGAATTCACCACCGGCAAAGCGCCCGGCTGGCCGGTGCAAACCGAACAGACCGCCGTATTAGCCGGAGTGCCGTCCGGCACATTGGCGCACGGACAGAACATCTTGGTTTTAGTCTTGAGCTGAACGTGTATTTCCAGCCCGATGACTGGCTGATATTGCATAAATCTTAATTCAGTTGATTCTGGTCCATTCGGCAGGCTCAGGGCATGCTTTTGAATTTCTTTAGTTCGATGTATAGAATAACGGAAATCGCGCCGGCGAGCGGCATTGCCGCCACATTAACTATTTGCGATATGAGATTACTGAGCCACGGTAGATACTGTCCCGAAGCAAATGCCTCCCATTGGCCGGTCGCCAGACCGACGAGCAGAAACAGGATCGCCGTCACGATGTAGAATATAATCCCGTACACAAAGTAGCACGCCACGAGTCTCCAGAGCACGGCCCACCACTTGCCGGTGACGAGCTGTTTACTCTGTTTTAGAGCCGCGGTGCCGCGTGTTCCTTCCAGAACATTTATCACCGAACTGAAGGTGAACCAAACTGCAAAAATAATACCAGGAATAAGGAAGAGTAGTGTTCCGCCGAAAACCGCGAATCCGGTGAGGATTGAAACCCAAAGCAGGGGAATGATTTTTGTCCAAGCATTCTGGCTTATTGCCTTTACGTCATACTGCTCGCCGTCGTAAATTTTCGCGATTATCGCGGTCATGGTTGCAAAAACCCAGAGGCCGACAATCATCGTGCCAATTCCTGCCACGATTGCGAGAAGCATGCTCAAGATCCAGAGCTCCTGGGGGATAAGTACCACGAGAATCATCGCCACTGCCGGGATTAGGGACCAGACTGCGATTAGAATGAGCGTCTTAAAATTCGCAAAATATATGGACCAGCTTTTTTTTATAAGTTCGCCCGCGCCAATAAAGTTCATAGATTTTGTTATTAAATTATTAATTTATTAAATTATTGATAAGGCGCCAAACTTGTTCATGTATTTCGTCAATTGAACCGTTGGCGTTGATTTTTTTCCAGCCGTACTCTTCGCCGAGCTCAATATGAATCTGCCGGACCCGCTCCGTGAATTCATCGTCGGATTCATGCCGATGCTCTTTTTCAACACCCTGTATAAATCGTTCTCCGTTAAAGAGAATTCCCAGGTCTTCGCGCAGGAGATGGGAGTTCAGCCTTTGTAAAAAAGCCTTATCAACCCCCGCGCCGGCGCCCCAGGCGATACCGGTGCCGATATAGTCTTCAGCCACGATAATTATACCATCTTTGAGTTTCTGGCGCAGAACCGGTTCGTATTGCGTGCGGTTCAGCACTTGGATAATCTGGAACTCCCGCGACGTCAGCTCGTGCGGATTTCCGTTCCGCAGATAGTTATTCAAAATTCCGCCTGAGGGTTCAAGGTCGTAAATCGCGTACTTTAAATACTCGGCCGGTCGGCCCTCGGCGTTGAGCCGCTCCACCAGCTTCTTGGCCTGCAGAGTCTTTCCAAGATTATTGATGCCGTAGAAAACTATGAATTTGCCGGTCATATTAATTATTTGATTACGGAATATCTCAATTGGATTGCGTTATCATCCAGTTTTTTAATTTCCAAAAGCTTCAAGTTTATATCAACGTCCGCGCCGCGAAAAAGCGGCAGTCCCTCGCCGAAGATTTTCGGTTCAATCGTGAGCCAGATCTCGTCAATCAGCCCGCTTTTCAAAAAAAGCCCGTTAATGGTCGCACCGCCGCCGATAATGGCGTTTGAAAATCCGCGCTTCTCGAGATCGGTGAGCAGCTCACGCGGTTCCCGATTGGTAAATTCAAGCGAGTCTGGAATATTTTTCGTGGCGTCGGGTTCGGGATTCATTACCACGTTCAGCCGGCCGGGGAGCGGCCGTCCGATGGTATCATAAGTCGTCTGCCCCATGATGATGACGCCGGCTTTTTTCGTTTCTTCAACAAAAATCTTTTTGTCCGCTTTGCTCGTCCAGGTCGCGGCATGGGCCGCGTGCTTGGCGATCTTGCCGTCAAGCGTAATCGCCATGAGGAGTATTGTTTTCATAAATTCAGACCGCAATTTCAAATTTAATCGCCGGAAAGCTCTGATAGTCCGCGAGTTTTGTATCGTCGTATTTCCAGTCAAAGATTGACGTGAAATTATCCGTTGCAATCCGCGGCAAGGGATACTGATTCGGATCGCGGCTGATTTGTTCTTTTGCCCCATCCAGGTGGTTTACGTAGATGTGCGTGTCCGCCAAAAATCCCACCAGTTTTCCCTCGGCAAGTCCGGCCTCTTTGGCGAGAAGGTGCAGGAGCAGGGCATAGCTCGTGATATTAAAGGGCAGGCCGAGCATGGTGTCCACGGACCGCTGATTCCAAAGAAGATTCAGTTTATTATTGATGACCGTCACCTGAAAAGAATAATGGCACGGCGGCAGAGCCATCTCGGCGATTTTTGACGGATTCCACGCGGAGACGATCATGCGCCGGTCATTGGGATTTTTTTTAAGCGTCTCTACGACCTGCTTGAGCTGATCCACTCCCTGGCCGGCATGGTCTTTGTCAAAACCGGCATAGTCGGCGTTAAAATGCCGCCACTGAAAGCCGTAAATCGGCCCGAGGTCGCGTTCGGCCGCCATCCGCGCCTTGGTTTCCGCGCCATGACCGTATGGCACCTTGGCGGGCGATGCCCATTCGTCCCAGATATGGTTATTGCGCTCCTGCAGCCATTGTTTGTCGGTCAGCCCCTTGATGAAAAATTCCAATTCGCTCGCAATGCACTTGAAGGGCATTTTTTTGGTAGTGAGCAGGGGAAAGCCCTTGCTCATATCATGTTCAAACATGGCGCCGGCAATGGCAATGGTATCCACGCCGGTGCGATTGGCTTTTCGTTCACCCTGATCAAGGATTTTTTTTACGATATCAATGTAGGCTTTCATATTTTTCTACAAGCTACAAGCTAATTCCTACAAGCTGGTTTTATACCCGCCGGTCGACCCGAAACCGCCGCGGTTTGCGTTGTTCATTTCGTCGGTTTCCTCGAGCTCGGCCTTCTCGATTTTTACAAGCAGGCCCTGGGCGAGTCTTTCGCCGCGTTCAATTTTGGCGGTTTGGTTTTTAAAATTATAGAGCAGAACTTTGACCTCGTCTTCGGGTCCCCAATAGTCCTGGTCGAACACGCCGACCGAATTCGGGAGCATCAGGCCCTTTTTGCCGGGAAGGCTGGAACGGGCGATTATCAAAAATGCATAACCTTCGGGAACCCGGATTATCAGGTTCGCCGGCACCGGCACGATTTCACCCGGCGCGATTTCCGTATCAACTCGCGCGCATAAATCAAAAGCTACCGCGCCAGCGGTTTGATACTGGGGTAGCGGTAGCTCTTTATCAATTCTTTTTATTTTAACTTTCATTGATTTGGGAAATAATTTTTCGCGCGGCCGCGATGAGTTCTTCCATAGTGCTCTCATTTATGATTGTCCAGTCGGCCAT
Protein-coding regions in this window:
- the thrS gene encoding threonine--tRNA ligase — encoded protein: MEKHDKLEIMRHSAAHVMAAAVQKLFPDAKFGIGPVIECGFYYDFDIRENLTPEHLEKIEKEMEKIIKEKIEFEREEMDIESAINLFKKLGQDYKVELLRDIKEKGTTKFKSSEEQELVQEGEKISIYRTGDFVDLCRGPHVKNTGEIKVFKLLNLAGAYWRGSEKNPMLQRIYATAWEKQKDLDEYLRVQEEATKRDHRKLGKELDIFIFNENIGKGLPLLLPNGRVLRDEILKLEREIEDTVGFERVWTPQIAKSDLYKLTGHWDHYQDTMFPAFGMEDETYVLRPMNCPHHYMIYKNKPHSYRELPLRITEDGTCYRFEKSGELGGLARVRCLTIDDAHIFIMPSQIEEEYPRLIGMAKKMFDAFQLKDYYVRLSTHDPENTEKYISDQNTWNKAEALLEKIVKANNIKYVIGKGEAAFYGPKLDFIVHDAIGREWQMSTLQIDFFMAERLGMTYIDDKGQDAYPIIIHRGFTGSLERTIAMLIEHFSGAFPVWLAPVQVKLIPVGAGHIDFCAALHKEFLSLGIRSRVDDANETVGNKIRKAEKEKVPYMLVVGDKEMSGEEMTVRVRGEKDQIKMAKPEFTEKILGEIKNRT
- the miaB gene encoding tRNA (N6-isopentenyl adenosine(37)-C2)-methylthiotransferase MiaB, with amino-acid sequence MTKHYHLIALGCQMNKSDSERAAALLDSLGLTQTLRPEEADFILINTCSVRQSAEDRVYGQVKKFNKLKIKKPGLIIGVTGCMPGRDKRGEFFKKMPGLDLYFPISDLPHLPAMLRARNPEIGILEVDPDYLKIAPKHQNKFKAFITIETGCDKYCAYCVVPFARGPVRHRLLSDILVEARALAAGGCLEITLLGQTVNNYIAADAENFNSKNPFKDNFAALLWELNQISGIERIHFTAAHPSHMTDEVIAALALPRQANYLHLPVQSGSNSVLARMNRPYTREEYIEIIKKVRSARPGIAIGTDIIVGFPGETAEEFEETLSLYREIEFDISYNAIYSPRSGTAAVKAYGDDVPREEKEWRWQELENTMREITLRKNQAYAGREVSVLVDSCAAGICRGNSAEMKLVNFSHLGDLTGQIRPVIIEVPKLWILEGKLALINDKKE
- the miaA gene encoding tRNA (adenosine(37)-N6)-dimethylallyltransferase MiaA; this translates as MIKKSNKLVAVVGPTAGGKTTWSLELAKKFNGEIVNADSRQIYRWMDVGTAKEPGRWRRVGGRRFYEVQGVPHYLIDFLEPNRDFSVAEFQRRAIRRIREIQSRGKLPILVGGTGLYIKAVIDNMKIPKVKANQNLRKSLETKSNEELWSLLGRMDPGALKVVDPQNKRRIIRALEVCILTGKPFSEQRAMGNPIFDALQIGVRVPRPLLYERIDRRVDRMVREGLVQEIQNLLSRNFKWGDPGLSGIGYRQMGCYLRGECELRDAIGFLKKDTRRYSKRQETWFKRDSRVNWLDNYNQAKKLVQEFLQK
- the gatB gene encoding Asp-tRNA(Asn)/Glu-tRNA(Gln) amidotransferase subunit GatB; amino-acid sequence: MQYQPVIGLEIHVQLKTKTKMFCPCANVPDGTPANTAVCSVCTGQPGALPVVNSTAIEFGIRAAAALGCTIQERSKFDRKNYFYPDLPKGYQISQYDMPIAKDGYLEIEIPKGPRNYARINIIRVHLEEDAAKSFHDEKDATLVDYNRGGTPLIEIVTAPDIATPFEAKIFLQELRTIMRYLGVSNADMERGELRCDANVSLRPADTQTLFPKTEIKNLNSFKAVERALEYEIMRQEKLWGQGKPPSQQSTRGWDEDAGETVEQRVKEAEQDYRYFPEPDIPPLDLGDMITRAKSALPELPAAKRKRFMDEYGFSGENARFLTSDLDWAEYAENTVSELKEWLASVPDLDGTSEEIYEKNKNKLAKLVGGWLCSKLAGAMADKNIDIKNLKITPENFAEFVSLIYANKVGSAAGQKILAAMLETGQDPSQIMEDRELGQMSDVAEIEQIVRQVVEDNPDKAEAYRAGKTALIQFFVGQVMIKSEGTADPNITKVLLEKFLQK
- a CDS encoding dihydrofolate reductase family protein, with translation MKTILLMAITLDGKIAKHAAHAATWTSKADKKIFVEETKKAGVIIMGQTTYDTIGRPLPGRLNVVMNPEPDATKNIPDSLEFTNREPRELLTDLEKRGFSNAIIGGGATINGLFLKSGLIDEIWLTIEPKIFGEGLPLFRGADVDINLKLLEIKKLDDNAIQLRYSVIK
- the thyA gene encoding thymidylate synthase, with amino-acid sequence MKAYIDIVKKILDQGERKANRTGVDTIAIAGAMFEHDMSKGFPLLTTKKMPFKCIASELEFFIKGLTDKQWLQERNNHIWDEWASPAKVPYGHGAETKARMAAERDLGPIYGFQWRHFNADYAGFDKDHAGQGVDQLKQVVETLKKNPNDRRMIVSAWNPSKIAEMALPPCHYSFQVTVINNKLNLLWNQRSVDTMLGLPFNITSYALLLHLLAKEAGLAEGKLVGFLADTHIYVNHLDGAKEQISRDPNQYPLPRIATDNFTSIFDWKYDDTKLADYQSFPAIKFEIAV
- the dut gene encoding dUTP diphosphatase — translated: MKVKIKRIDKELPLPQYQTAGAVAFDLCARVDTEIAPGEIVPVPANLIIRVPEGYAFLIIARSSLPGKKGLMLPNSVGVFDQDYWGPEDEVKVLLYNFKNQTAKIERGERLAQGLLVKIEKAELEETDEMNNANRGGFGSTGGYKTSL